The following coding sequences lie in one Candidatus Nitrospira allomarina genomic window:
- the trmD gene encoding tRNA (guanosine(37)-N1)-methyltransferase TrmD yields MRCDILTLFPELIHSVSSQSIMKRAQDKGLLTLNVYNIRDYTHDPHRTADDTPYGGGGGMVMKAEPIFQAIDRITPDLNEIRIIIPSPQGIRFSHGLANDLSQDTRPLLFICGHYEGIDERVRTHLRVEEISLGDYVLTGGELAALVMIDAAMRLIPGVLGDPHSAQRESFVESLLDYPHFTKPVEIRGMSVPDILMSGNHEAIRRWRRKESLRQTLLKRPDLLNNHTWSSEDRELLEEIEHNYTSTSGRTTRP; encoded by the coding sequence ATGCGTTGTGACATTTTGACATTATTTCCGGAGTTAATTCACTCTGTGAGCTCACAGAGCATCATGAAACGCGCCCAGGATAAGGGCCTACTCACACTCAATGTCTATAACATTCGAGACTATACCCATGATCCACATCGGACAGCGGATGATACGCCGTACGGAGGTGGCGGCGGGATGGTCATGAAGGCCGAACCGATTTTTCAAGCCATTGATCGGATAACACCGGACCTCAATGAAATACGCATCATCATCCCCTCTCCACAGGGCATCCGGTTTTCCCATGGACTTGCGAATGACCTGAGCCAGGATACCCGCCCGTTGCTATTTATTTGTGGGCACTATGAGGGAATTGACGAACGGGTGCGAACACATTTGCGGGTTGAAGAAATCTCCCTCGGGGATTATGTGCTGACAGGTGGTGAATTGGCGGCACTCGTGATGATCGATGCGGCCATGCGTCTCATACCCGGAGTATTAGGGGATCCACATTCTGCTCAACGGGAGTCTTTTGTGGAATCCCTGTTAGACTATCCTCATTTCACGAAACCCGTTGAAATTCGAGGCATGTCGGTTCCCGACATTTTAATGTCCGGCAACCATGAAGCCATTCGCCGTTGGCGTCGAAAAGAATCCTTGCGCCAAACGCTGCTGAAACGGCCGGATTTGTTAAATAATCATACTTGGAGTAGTGAAGATCGTGAGTTATTGGAAGAGATTGAACACAACTATACCTCGACGTCCGGTCGTACGACGAGACCTTGA
- the rplS gene encoding 50S ribosomal protein L19, with protein sequence MNLLERLEQSLAQGTVPFFEIGDTVRVKVRVVEERQYGKKKEEAKERIQVFEGLVIARKGRKVCENFTVRKISFGVGVERIFPLHSPNLAGIEVIRKGQVRRAKLYYLRDKKGKAAKISEREFSRTPKTVKNAEAAVEVPESGESEPTEVAE encoded by the coding sequence ATGAATCTGTTGGAGCGTTTAGAGCAATCGTTGGCACAGGGAACCGTGCCGTTTTTTGAAATTGGTGACACCGTCAGAGTCAAAGTGCGCGTGGTCGAAGAACGACAATACGGGAAAAAGAAGGAAGAGGCCAAAGAACGCATTCAGGTGTTTGAAGGACTCGTGATCGCTCGAAAAGGCCGTAAGGTATGCGAGAATTTTACCGTTCGTAAGATTTCCTTTGGAGTCGGAGTCGAGCGAATTTTCCCCCTTCATTCTCCTAATCTGGCAGGCATCGAAGTCATCAGAAAAGGTCAAGTGCGGCGGGCGAAGCTGTATTATCTTCGAGACAAAAAAGGCAAAGCTGCTAAAATTTCAGAACGGGAGTTTTCGCGTACACCAAAAACCGTGAAAAATGCTGAGGCGGCAGTCGAGGTCCCTGAATCCGGTGAATCGGAACCCACGGAAGTAGCGGAATAA
- a CDS encoding ribonuclease HII, producing MHTDSPSWMGTGPTDFFEQAARALGYRRIAGLDEAGRGPLAGPVVAAIVILPRRWSPVLLDDSKLLTAQQRHVLYEAITTRAIAWAIGMASEQEIDELNILGATRLAGCRALNYLATPPDYLLLDALHLPKVSVPQRPVIKGDQLSRSIAAASILAKVARDRMMTSYHERFPQYQFHLHKGYPTPEHLRRLQQFGPCPGHRRSFGPVLACLNVPSLA from the coding sequence TTGCACACCGACTCTCCCTCATGGATGGGTACGGGCCCGACAGATTTTTTTGAACAAGCGGCCCGAGCCCTTGGATACCGGCGCATTGCAGGCCTGGATGAGGCTGGGCGCGGTCCTTTGGCCGGGCCGGTGGTTGCCGCGATCGTGATTCTTCCACGTCGGTGGTCACCGGTCCTTCTCGACGACTCCAAACTCCTGACTGCACAGCAACGCCACGTATTATATGAGGCCATCACCACGCGGGCCATCGCTTGGGCCATCGGCATGGCGTCAGAACAGGAGATTGACGAACTCAACATCCTGGGGGCCACACGATTGGCCGGTTGCCGGGCTCTTAACTACCTGGCTACGCCACCAGATTATCTCCTTCTTGATGCGTTGCACCTCCCTAAGGTTTCTGTCCCTCAACGACCGGTTATCAAAGGCGACCAACTTTCCCGATCTATTGCTGCCGCATCTATTCTGGCCAAAGTAGCACGAGATCGCATGATGACCTCCTATCACGAACGGTTTCCTCAGTATCAATTTCACCTCCACAAAGGATATCCCACACCGGAACATCTCAGACGATTACAGCAGTTCGGCCCTTGCCCCGGGCATCGTCGAAGCTTCGGACCTGTCCTAGCCTGCCTGAATGTGCCCTCGCTCGCATGA
- a CDS encoding YraN family protein, translated as MTTPSHQFGRSAEELAEEWLRKKGYRILERNLRVGGGELDLIAQHHDTLVFIEVKGRRTDRFGGAPYAIDARKKRQIIKLASYYLSQQGLSNQVCRFDVILIAGTTEGSPKLTHLEQAFEVSSSDWQW; from the coding sequence ATGACCACGCCTTCTCACCAGTTTGGGCGATCAGCGGAGGAGTTGGCAGAGGAATGGCTCCGGAAAAAGGGCTATCGGATTCTTGAGCGAAATCTGCGGGTAGGAGGTGGAGAATTGGATCTCATTGCACAACACCATGATACGCTGGTGTTCATTGAGGTAAAGGGACGACGCACCGATCGATTCGGCGGCGCTCCCTATGCCATCGATGCGCGCAAAAAACGCCAAATCATTAAATTGGCGTCGTATTATCTTTCTCAACAGGGCCTCAGCAACCAAGTTTGCCGGTTTGATGTTATCTTGATCGCGGGAACCACCGAGGGTTCTCCGAAATTAACTCACCTGGAACAGGCTTTTGAGGTTTCCAGCTCCGACTGGCAATGGTAA
- the ftsE gene encoding cell division ATP-binding protein FtsE codes for MIQLFHVTKYYDGCLALSDISLRIEKGECVLLTGPSGAGKTTLLKLIFGAEHPDEGQILVQNRNIARLGGSDVPYHRRTMGYVLQDFKLLPQRTVSENVALPLIIRGLSSFESRRKVLEALRAVGMDHKLSTIASVLSAGEQQRVCIARAIVNSPIILLADEPTGNLDPQLTTEIAALFKAINTRGTTVMMATHNRQVVEQLNGRILRLDCGHLVSDQGAYT; via the coding sequence ATGATTCAATTATTTCACGTCACCAAATATTACGATGGTTGCCTTGCGCTTTCAGATATTTCCTTACGAATCGAAAAAGGTGAATGTGTATTACTCACCGGACCAAGTGGAGCCGGTAAAACCACCCTCCTCAAGCTTATTTTTGGAGCAGAACACCCTGATGAAGGTCAAATCCTCGTCCAAAATCGCAACATCGCCAGACTCGGAGGATCCGATGTCCCCTATCATCGAAGAACTATGGGGTATGTTCTTCAGGATTTCAAATTGCTCCCGCAGCGGACGGTCTCCGAAAATGTGGCCCTTCCACTCATTATTCGTGGATTGTCCTCGTTTGAATCGCGTCGGAAGGTTCTTGAAGCCCTTCGCGCGGTGGGGATGGACCATAAACTCAGCACTATTGCTTCCGTGCTGTCCGCTGGAGAGCAGCAACGTGTGTGTATCGCCAGAGCGATTGTGAACAGTCCCATCATACTGTTAGCCGACGAACCAACGGGAAATTTAGACCCCCAACTGACCACCGAAATTGCGGCCTTATTTAAAGCCATCAATACCCGGGGAACTACCGTCATGATGGCAACCCACAATCGCCAAGTTGTGGAGCAATTGAATGGAAGAATCCTCAGGCTGGATTGCGGACATCTCGTGTCTGACCAAGGAGCGTATACGTGA
- a CDS encoding cell division protein FtsX — MKRLWYFIREAYTSLRTHQTSTLIGILITAFTLTSFGIFLLLYHNVHNLLGQVQHTIQIIVYPKDGIESGKLRDLQQGLQTDPVVDSLTFISKQDALIEFKEQFPEEVYLLEGLGESPFPASLVLTMAAKTPTTDMIANLVNRLKHHPDIDRVRYNRDWIERLTLIIAYMEFGALVVGSILALASVTIIAITVQLAFHTRQQEIEILRLIGATSLFISIPYLIEGAILGAAGGGMALGFLRGGFELFTHKTQGMSVFGGFSSALEFFPLPLSLILIAGGILLGCLGTLTTIYGSLRFRL, encoded by the coding sequence GTGAAACGGCTCTGGTATTTTATCCGTGAAGCCTATACCAGCCTCCGCACGCATCAGACCAGTACACTGATTGGTATTCTCATCACCGCGTTCACCCTGACCAGCTTTGGCATCTTTCTCCTTCTTTATCATAACGTGCATAATCTGTTGGGTCAGGTTCAACACACGATTCAAATCATCGTATATCCCAAGGATGGCATTGAATCCGGCAAACTTCGTGATTTACAACAGGGCCTCCAGACGGATCCAGTGGTGGACTCCCTCACCTTTATTTCAAAGCAGGACGCGTTGATCGAATTCAAAGAACAATTTCCCGAGGAAGTCTATCTCTTGGAAGGTCTAGGCGAAAGCCCGTTTCCCGCATCCTTGGTATTGACCATGGCCGCTAAGACCCCCACCACCGACATGATTGCCAACCTGGTCAACCGGCTCAAACATCATCCCGATATCGATCGGGTTCGGTATAATCGAGATTGGATCGAGCGCCTCACCCTCATCATCGCCTATATGGAGTTCGGCGCGTTAGTCGTTGGAAGCATCTTGGCCTTAGCCTCCGTCACGATCATTGCGATTACCGTGCAACTGGCATTTCATACCAGACAGCAGGAAATCGAAATTTTACGGTTAATCGGGGCGACGAGTCTCTTTATTAGCATTCCGTATCTCATTGAGGGAGCCATCTTAGGGGCTGCGGGGGGTGGTATGGCCTTAGGATTCTTACGTGGGGGATTTGAACTTTTCACGCACAAAACACAAGGCATGAGCGTGTTCGGGGGATTTTCCTCCGCATTAGAGTTTTTTCCCCTTCCCCTCTCACTCATTTTGATAGCAGGAGGAATCCTCTTGGGATGCCTGGGAACACTGACTACCATTTATGGATCGTTGCGATTTCGTCTATGA
- a CDS encoding murein hydrolase activator EnvC family protein, whose translation MPGNTDYHLWIVAISSMTRINLFFPTGMLPIGLLLILVQAGWSADPSTIKDEISQERLRLEKLNQEIAETQKETKRIEKKHGSVLKTIDKLDRQLYEQKKERNRINDQIKVTDEELANLSTKIGEVERDVQTRQSSISARLRLLYMEGRTGYLKTLFAAESFTDAAHRMDYLSWVAQREHHLVRQFQEDLLNLQQLKEKQTAAREDLLRFQGETQKTIKKVSGLKRQKRSVLVSLSKEKDAHERMVEDLQRSAEQVDSLLKELDQRFKLAQSRMRQPPGALPSLGSLLWPVEGKVVSNFGRQKHPTFDTFVTKKGIEISAKEGSPIRAVSSGNVVYADWLKGYGLVVIVDHTNGFYSLYAHASKLLVAEGQSVKNGQVIGETGETGVTQEDTLYFELRKGTTPIDPLKWLVKQP comes from the coding sequence ATGCCTGGGAACACTGACTACCATTTATGGATCGTTGCGATTTCGTCTATGACGCGAATTAACCTATTTTTCCCCACAGGAATGCTCCCAATCGGACTGCTCCTCATCTTAGTCCAAGCCGGTTGGAGCGCTGACCCATCCACCATCAAAGATGAAATCAGTCAGGAACGCCTGCGGTTGGAAAAGCTCAATCAGGAAATTGCCGAAACCCAAAAAGAAACCAAACGGATCGAGAAGAAGCATGGGTCGGTTTTGAAAACAATTGATAAATTGGATCGCCAGCTTTATGAGCAAAAGAAAGAACGGAATCGCATTAATGACCAGATCAAAGTAACTGACGAGGAATTGGCGAATCTGAGCACAAAGATTGGGGAAGTTGAGCGGGACGTACAAACCCGGCAATCCTCCATTTCCGCCAGACTTCGGTTATTATACATGGAGGGACGCACAGGCTATTTGAAAACTCTCTTTGCAGCTGAATCATTCACCGATGCCGCACACCGGATGGATTATCTTTCATGGGTTGCCCAACGTGAGCATCATCTTGTCCGACAGTTTCAAGAAGACCTTTTGAATCTCCAGCAGCTCAAGGAAAAACAGACGGCGGCCCGCGAGGATCTCCTTCGGTTCCAGGGAGAAACCCAAAAGACCATCAAAAAAGTCTCAGGGCTCAAACGTCAAAAACGCTCTGTCCTGGTTAGTCTCTCCAAAGAAAAGGACGCACATGAACGGATGGTTGAAGACCTGCAGCGATCAGCTGAACAGGTGGATAGCCTTCTCAAAGAATTGGACCAACGTTTCAAATTGGCACAATCCCGGATGCGCCAACCACCTGGAGCTCTCCCATCCCTGGGATCCCTCCTCTGGCCTGTGGAAGGAAAAGTGGTTTCGAATTTTGGTCGGCAAAAACATCCCACTTTTGATACATTTGTGACAAAAAAGGGCATAGAAATCAGCGCGAAGGAAGGGAGTCCGATTCGGGCAGTTTCATCGGGAAACGTCGTCTATGCCGACTGGCTTAAAGGATACGGCCTGGTCGTCATCGTCGACCATACCAATGGCTTTTATTCTCTTTACGCCCATGCCTCAAAGCTCTTAGTGGCTGAAGGCCAATCTGTCAAAAACGGGCAAGTCATTGGTGAAACAGGCGAAACAGGCGTCACCCAAGAAGACACTCTTTATTTTGAGTTACGTAAAGGCACCACCCCCATCGATCCCCTGAAATGGCTGGTAAAACAGCCTTAA
- a CDS encoding S41 family peptidase gives MSHERLSTVVISGLTLTAILLVGIVIGKGGDRAGYASEPYEELQIFAEVLSQVKKNYVEETQTKDLVQGALRGMLAGLDPHSSFMTPDMFKEMQVETKGEFGGLGIQIGVKNNRLTVISPIEDTPAFEAGIQPGDTIIKVDDKPTKDLTLMEAVQQMRGARGTSVELTIEREGLEKPLIFTLKRDIIKIQSVRSKLLEGNVGYVRLSQFQEATVDDLSGELEKLASKNIQGLILDLRNNPGGLLTAAVGVSEQFLESGRLVVSIQGRNGKKDEYRARASSKNYQYPMIVLVNHGSASASEIVAAAMQDWGKAVVIGTTTFGKGSVQTILPLSDGSGLRLTTAKYFTPNGKSIHSIGVQPDIVIDPKPVQVAKQESSEGKKDESTVSSPVPSPAKPPAPSDPQDKDQPQPIPPEDLQLLKAVEMLKSWKVFKQLKPAA, from the coding sequence ATGTCACATGAACGATTGTCGACGGTAGTGATTTCTGGTTTGACCTTAACTGCCATCCTTTTGGTGGGGATTGTCATCGGAAAAGGAGGAGACCGGGCGGGGTATGCCAGCGAACCCTACGAGGAATTGCAGATCTTCGCTGAAGTGCTTTCGCAAGTCAAAAAGAATTATGTGGAGGAAACGCAAACCAAAGATCTTGTCCAGGGTGCCCTACGAGGCATGCTAGCCGGACTCGATCCACATTCTTCGTTTATGACTCCTGATATGTTCAAAGAAATGCAAGTTGAAACGAAGGGAGAATTCGGAGGACTTGGCATTCAAATCGGTGTAAAAAACAATCGCCTGACCGTGATCTCTCCTATTGAGGATACGCCGGCCTTCGAAGCCGGCATCCAGCCCGGTGACACCATTATCAAAGTTGACGACAAACCAACAAAAGATCTCACCCTCATGGAAGCCGTTCAGCAGATGCGCGGGGCACGAGGAACTTCTGTGGAATTGACCATAGAGCGTGAGGGACTGGAAAAACCACTGATCTTTACCCTCAAACGCGATATCATTAAAATTCAAAGCGTTCGTTCCAAGCTGCTGGAGGGCAACGTTGGATATGTTCGTTTGAGCCAATTTCAAGAGGCGACAGTCGACGATCTCTCAGGGGAACTGGAAAAATTAGCTTCCAAAAATATTCAGGGTTTAATTCTGGATCTTCGAAATAATCCCGGTGGGCTGTTGACTGCTGCCGTAGGAGTCTCCGAACAATTCCTGGAATCCGGCCGGCTCGTGGTCTCGATACAAGGACGAAATGGCAAAAAGGATGAATATCGCGCACGAGCAAGTAGTAAGAACTATCAATATCCTATGATTGTGTTGGTCAACCACGGTTCTGCCAGCGCTTCAGAAATCGTGGCTGCAGCCATGCAGGATTGGGGGAAAGCCGTCGTTATTGGCACCACAACGTTTGGAAAGGGGTCGGTGCAAACCATTCTCCCCCTCTCCGATGGGTCAGGCCTTCGTCTGACCACGGCGAAATACTTTACGCCAAACGGCAAGTCTATTCATTCAATTGGGGTGCAACCCGACATCGTCATTGATCCGAAACCCGTCCAGGTGGCGAAACAGGAATCTTCCGAAGGGAAAAAAGACGAGAGCACTGTGAGTTCCCCTGTACCTTCTCCTGCCAAACCCCCAGCTCCATCGGATCCCCAGGACAAGGACCAGCCCCAACCCATTCCTCCCGAGGACCTTCAATTACTTAAGGCAGTAGAAATGTTGAAATCATGGAAAGTCTTTAAACAGTTGAAGCCGGCCGCTTAG
- a CDS encoding Lrp/AsnC family transcriptional regulator, translating to MAISAFVLIDTTGNHTKSAYKTLTRIQGVKSVYPVTGPFDLIAHVEAETLEELNDLIMVRLRGIDGVIKTNTAIVLDF from the coding sequence ATGGCAATTTCGGCATTTGTTTTGATTGACACGACAGGCAATCACACCAAGAGTGCATATAAAACTCTTACACGCATTCAAGGTGTGAAATCTGTCTATCCCGTAACAGGTCCGTTCGATTTAATTGCCCATGTGGAAGCCGAAACATTAGAGGAGCTGAACGACCTCATTATGGTTCGTCTTCGAGGTATTGATGGCGTCATTAAAACGAATACGGCAATTGTTCTCGACTTCTAA